In Oncorhynchus kisutch isolate 150728-3 linkage group LG7, Okis_V2, whole genome shotgun sequence, one DNA window encodes the following:
- the mtres1 gene encoding mitochondrial transcription rescue factor 1, protein MQGLLIQALALRQLGRLSTRKLLNPGPGPYWTEWCPRTLHTRQLCGSPSFLTLGGHKLPKRWNSAKSRLVLHHVRFKSSKKKGGSKVVQEEEEDDEKDLEDSDYDDEPEDDSSVPKDYKDIEKYVQSFRYDVIMKAGLDIARNKVEDAFYGNKLWLNGQKLVKKSKLVKVGDTLDLVLLENKETDTVTLLRVIIKKELGESKDGDRYKVVLRRWKNLELPKQNAFKQ, encoded by the exons ATGCAGGGATTGTTGATACAGGCACTGGCACTGAGACAGTTGGGAAGGCTGAGTACCCGAAAGCTGCTGAACCCTGGACCGGGACCTTACTGGACAGAATGGTGCCCAAGGACACTACACACCCGCCAGCTGTGTGGTTCCCCCTCTTTCCTGACCCTTGGTGGACACAAGCTTCCTAAACGCTGGAATTCAGCTAAGAGCAGGTTGGTTCTTCATCACGTGAGGTTCAAAAGCAGCAAGAAGAAAGGAGGCTCAAAGGTCgtacaggaagaggaagaagatgaTGAAAAGGACCTGGAGGACAGTGACTATGATGATGAACCTGAGGATGACTCCAGTGTGCCAAAAGACTACAAAGACATAGAGAAATATGTGCAGTCCTTTCGATATGATGTTATCATGAAAGCTGGCCTTGACATAGCACGCAA CAAAGTGGAGGATGCATTCTATGGCAACAAGCTTTGGCTAAATGGACAGAAACTTGTCAAGAAAAGTAAATTG GTTAAAGTTGGGGACACCTTGGACCTGGTATTGTTAGAGAACAAAGAAACAGACACTGTCACGCTTTTGAGAGTCATCATTAAGAAGGAATTGGGTGAATCCAAGGATGGAGACCGGTACAAAGTTGTTCTGAGGCGCTGGAAAAACTTAGAACTTCCCAAGCAGAATGCCTTTAAACAATGA
- the LOC109893710 gene encoding growth/differentiation factor 6-A-like, translated as MDPIRAAVPLLWLSLCFGNILEAAVLGSLQYPSGADDNGLVSHLDERSRREPTAVSRKDPPINDTIVPHEYMISLYRTLSEIESRGLNSSAPRTARLANTVTSFVDQGKDHSSWGSGQRYLFDLSSLSRTDELVEAELRILRKPPLDLLPVLTWGRNLYRLLLYTCPSEGNSGRRLLDSRTVDVLDGEPPKWDVFDVWASVKARRRSHRTAAGNDLLVACFDLLVVSELTKEAANPLTVGLRRQSRQPQERALLVAFSRTRRKENLFKEIREQIKAVRGDMGFLDPLDLSGDVVGHLSRHRRRRTALTSRSIGGAGGGGGGVGVGGGGRSGGGSGRRKTRCSRRQLHVNFKELGWDDWIIAPLDYEAHHCEGVCDFPLRSHLEPTNHAIIQTLMNSMDPDSSPPSCCVPSKLSPISILYIDSGNNVVYKQYEDMVVESCGCR; from the exons ATGGATCCTATTAGGGCTGCTGTTCCTTTGCTATGGCTTTCCCTGTGCTTTGGGAATATTCTGGAGGCAGCGGTACTTGGATCATTGCAGTACCCCTCCGGTGCGGATGATAACGGGCTTGTATCACATCTGGATGAGCGGAGTCGCAGAGAGCCGACAGCGGTGTCCAGGAAAGACCCTCCGATAAATGATACTATCGTCCCCCATGAGTATATGATATCTCTATACAGGACACTATCTGAGATAGAGAGCAGAGGGCTTAACAGCAGTGCTCCTCGCACCGCAAGACTCGCCAACACCGTGACCAGTTTCGTGGATCAAGGAAAAG ATCACTCCTCCTGGGGAAGTGGCCAGCGCTATCTCTTCGATCTCTCCAGTCTGTCCAGGACTGATGAGCTTGTGGAGGCAGAACTGAGGATCCTGAGAAAGCCACCGCTAGATCTCCTTCCTGTGCTGACATGGGGCAGGAATCTTTATCGCCTCCTCCTCTACACTTGTCCGTCTGAGGGGAACTCTGGAAGACGGCTGCTGGATTCCAGGACAGTCGACGTTCTGGATGGCGAGCCTCCCAAATGGGATGTATTTGATGTGTGGGCAAGCGTGAAGGCTCGACGAAGGAGCCACAGGACAGCAGCGGGCAATGACCTCCTTGTGGCCTGCTTTGACCTGCTGGTCGTTTCGGAGTTGACCAAAGAGGCAGCCAACCCTCTTACAGTTGGGCTGCGACGCCAGTCTCGGCAGCCCCAGGAGAGGGCCTTGCTGGTGGCTTTTTCTCGCACCCGCAGGAAAGAAAACCTGTTCAAGGAGATCAGGGAGCAGATAAAGGCAGTGCGAGGAGACATGGGTTTTCTGGATCCTTTGGACCTCTCTGGTGACGTGGTTGGTCACCTATCCAGGCATCGCAGACGCCGGACTGCCCTGACCAGCAGATCTATAGGTGGAgctggtgggggaggaggaggcgtcggtgttggaggaggaggaaggagtggTGGAGGCAGCGGGCGCAGGAAGACTCGATGCAGCCGCAGGCAGCTCCACGTCAACTTCAAGGAGTTGGGCTGGGACGACTGGATCATCGCACCGCTGGATTACGAGGCACACCACTGTGAGGGCGTGTGTGACTTTCCGCTGCGCTCACACCTGGAGCCAACAAATCACGCCATCATTCAGACACTTATGAACTCTATGGACCCTGACTCCAGCCCGCCCAGCTGCTGTGTCCCCTCCAAACTCAGCCCCATCAGCatcctctacattgactctggcAACAATGTGGTCTACAAGCAGTATGAGGACATGGTGGTGGAGAGCTGTGGCTGCAGGTAG